The segment TTTGTCCATTACAGTGTGTAGTTTATTGAAGCACCTTTTGATTTTATTAGAGCACTCTAGGGTGTGAGTCTATCAGCACATCTTAGCTTAGTAATACTTGGCCACTCTTCTTTGCAAAAACGCTCCACATCTATCAGTTTGCGAGGGCATCTCTTGTGCACAACCCTCTTCGATCACCCCACATATTTTTAACTAGATTCCATTATGttcaaatttgtaaaaaataattataataataataattgagctTAATCATTTTGTGTTAGGGCTACAcgaaaaatttcagaaaatataTACGGACTGCGGTCATTTTCAGGTTTATCCACTCTGGTGTTTTCAGGCTCCTAAAACTCCGGGTCTATCTGGACGAAATCCAGATGTGATCCAAAATATTTATGTGTACAGCTACACCTGTCTTCGTTTGTATGGGGCTTAACTGTGTTCTCTTTTTGTATGTTTGTGTAGAGAAGATGAACGACTGAAACGCTTCCCACATGCAGTGCAGTAAtgcggcttctctccagtgtggatcctctcatgtgattTTAGATGCGatgactgactgaatctcttgttacagtgtgaacactgataaggtttctctccagtgtgtatcctctcatgtgttttcaggtaTGCTGACTtaatgaatctcttgtcacagtgtgaacacttatatggtttctctccagtgtggatcctctcatgtgattTTAGATGCGATAACTGACTGAATCTAttttcacagtgtgaacacttatacggtttctctccagtgtgtatcctctcatgtgttttcaggtctcctgacatagtgaatctcttgtcacagtgtgaacacttatacggtttctctccagtgtggatcctctcgtgtGTTTTCAGGTATCCTGAATtattaaatctcttgttgcagtgtgaacacttatgtTTTTCTCTGGTGTGAATGCTCTCGTGCAGTTTTAAACAGTTTGCTGAAGTAAAAGcgtggatgttcatgtgtttcttaagGTGTGCTGATTGTGTGAAACTCCTCCCACATTGATCACaggtgtacggtttctctccagcatgaattctcatgtgaacaCCAAGAACACATTTGAgtgtgaaactgtttccacactgagtgcaggtaaAAGACTTCTtggctcttcttttctttaaatgtTTCCGTTCGGTTCGAGCGCAGCTCAGAGGTTTTTCTCCAGGTTTGACATGATTCTTCTCCTCAACTTCACTTGATTCTTTATTCTCCTCGTTTTCTtcaatcaactctgaaataaaagtaaaaatggttGATTTTCAGTAACTGAGTGGAGAAAAACTGATAAATGTAAACACAAAAGTTAACCTTGACATAACAGAATCCAGACTAACATTTGAGAGCAGCACCACTAACTTTTAAAGATGGTGGGGCCAGAAACAGCTTTGGGCTTTTGTAAGGGATATCAAAATTAAAGATAATTTAATCATACAATTACCACTGTTTTGCATTAATAAGTGCATTTACTAAAAGTATTACATGTTTATTTCTTGGTAATTCACATTTGAGAGTAAAGCACTGAGCCTAAGATGGAAAGCAAAGTTTACTTTCATTAACATCAGTAACATGCAAAATCTAACTTTCTATATAGAAAATTAATATATTCAACTTTTACTAGTATTATATAGAACTGACAGACGACTTCAGTGATTATAACTATTGTGCGATTCAGTCATAAAGTGAAGAAAGGTTTGGTGTTTTGTGACACTTCTTATCACATAAACAAAAATAGTGCAAAATTTGACCAGATTTGATTTCTTgatgatataatatatattgATAGTGAATTTCAAAATACAAAGCAAAAAGTAGAAATGACTGCCTAATAAGCAAATGAATGCTcttctgctgccatcttctggttatggTGGTAATTTGatgtattgtttaattttttagatTAAGGTTTGTTTTCCACATaactattttgttttaaaaacccATTAAAATAACATGTAAATTGGATCATTTAAAGCTTTAAAGAAATGAAAATACTTGTGTGGAATACTTGAAAGCCATTGAAAAGTgcttggattttttttcttaaaaggttgtacaaaccctgaaattaaTGATGTAATAACATTGAACTATTTTTGCCACAACTCCATGGTTACAAATCATGCAATAACGTCCCACTAAATAAGAAGCTAAACAGGTCAATTAGAGCAATTTTTAGAGACCTTTTTTAAAAACCAATTAAACACAAGGGGGTCATTAACGATGCTCACACGCAAATTCACACACATCTTTACTTTGGCCAGAATTGCAAGTGCCTGTCTTAATATAAAAGAAGGTTTAAAGAAAAGATGAAATAAGTTGTTAAGAAATGTTGTAATAGGTTATAAAGGGTTTTATAATTAAATACACCAAAAGGTCATCTAAAATAACCAGTATTGGAATAAAAACCAACTTCCTTgctcctcctgttttattctgcagggttctggctcctcatgttttattctgcAGGGTTCTGGTTCCTCGTGTTTTATTCTCCAAGGTTCTTgctcctcctgttttattctccaaggttctggttcctcctgttttattctgcagggttctggttcctcctgttttattttcCGAGGTTCTAGTTCACACGTGTCCTTACTCTCCTCTTTGACAAACagcatcttcacagcagcagatctcagttcagctgatactcctccagatattcctgcttgcttTAAAACTTAGTCATGACTGAGGATGAGCATATTACAGGTATTTAGTGAtctgatttttaattttgtatattTCTATTTAGAAATAATACGATTTCAACTAACAGTTTGTTCCATTAAGACAAAACAGCAGGTCACGGTGAAACTAATTTTCTTCCTctgaggtttaatggtgtttggcaaacaaacgtgtgtgttttagcgccacctgCCGGACTGGAGTCAGACGCGTCTAGAGAAGAGAAATAACATGAGAGAGAGAATGCTTTGCGAGTGTTCAGATTTAAATTGTCAAAGTCAGAAAAAAACAGTNNNNNNNNNNNNNNNNNNNNNNNNNNNNNNNNNNNNNNNNNNNNNNNNNNNNNNNNNNNNNNNNNNNNNNNNNNNNNNNNNNNNNNNNNNNNNNNNNNNNNNNNNNNNNNNNNNNNNNNNNNNNNNNNNNNNNNNNNNNNNNNNNNNNNNNNNNNNNNNNNNNNNNNNNNNNNNNNNNNNNNNNNNNNNNNNNNNNNNNNNNNNNNNNNNNNNNNNNNNNNNNNNNNNNNNNNNNNNNNNNNNNNNNNNNNNNNNNNNNNNNNNNNNNNNNNNNNNNNNNNNNNNNNNNNNNNNNNNNNNNNNNNNNNNNNNNNNNNNNNNNNNNNNNNNNNNNNNNNNNNNNNNNNNNNNNNNNNNNNNNNNNNNNNNNNNNNNNNNNNNNNNNNNNNNNNNNNNNNNNNNNNNNNNNNNNNNNNNNNNNNNNNNNNNNNNNNNNNNNNNNNNNNNNNNNNNNNNNNNNNNNNNNNNNNNNNNNNNNNNNNNNNNNNNNNNNNNNNNNNGAAACTGGCAATAATGAGTGAATTAATTAGAGCAAATctctttaatgaaaaaaataaaaagaaatcagTTGTAAAATGTTTAACATGTCTTAGTGGAAAGGAGagtgataataaaaaataaaaaaaacacatatattattcagattattatattatttaacataatTATTTAACGTGAACCCGGAATATGAACGCAACGCGctgaaattaatataatatatattaattatatatatatatatatatatatatatataactgtagGTTAGGCCTaataattgtaatgattttatgTCGAACAATGATTACATTATATAGAGAAATTGAGCAAAGTTTTGACGTAGCTTTCAGTAAACCTCTGTTTTAACTGGTTTTAACGCGCTCTAATTGGATCTCGAGTTtaattcagaatgggacttcaatgagcgtatcgtgaatcatttgatttagatcgggacgtatAGCTGCTTCGCAGAATATAGGTCCTATgcgtgtatgtttgtgtgtgtgtgtgtgtgtgtgtgtgtgtgtgtgtgtgtgttggttttTGTGGTTTACAAGGACTTTTGACCTGAATACGCATCAGCATTACAGGGACATTTGTGTTTATGAGGACAGGGCCCATGTCCTTATAATTCCGGCAATGTAGAAGCTATTTTCTAAGTCCCAGGAACTCCCTCTCAAATTTTGATCTCAATTTTATCTGATGTaagcgggccagaggcgagctaagctgatgacgacagcgctgcgacgtccggaatcatttagtaaacatcgaaagatggctacagatgaacaccagttgtttgaaacggctttggccgctacaatgaacgagttagacttggcttttcatataaaagaggaacagaaaaccgcactcaaatcgttcctttgcaagaaggacgtttttgctgttttgccgactggatacggcaagagtttaatctatcagttagctccgctggtagctaagcgtatggggcttagtgaaaaccCACTGATTGgttgtggcgttatccaattgcgtgcagtgagagtttcaaatgcacgcttggtgccgcccctcgagttaggcccttttcattgctcgatgccagacccttaatcttaatagattagggtctggattttttccaggctactaACATACCACAAAACCCTGAAATCTTACTATACACTGTGTATCTCTGAACTCGAGAGTGCGCCCCTGTAGCCGGGACCCGGTACAACACCTGCGTCATCAAAAATGTGCATATTACACGCAAGTGTAAATTTTGAGGCCGCTGGTTGGCTAGATCGGTAATCCGGGCGGGAAATCGCGAAAACAAGATGGCGTCGGTGGCCGTGGCTTCAGTGCACAGTATCTTATAGTAAGTTAATGcaatttgcaatattatttcAACATTAACAATAATTTACCAACTGTACATTAAATGTATGAGTGTTAAGCAAACATATAAGCAAACCTATACcgtttatttaataaactatgACTAGATTAAATTTCTTGAAACCTGTTACGAGTCAGAGTGATAAATAACTGGGAATTAAGATTGTAAACCAAACTACACATTTAACTACTAGGCTTTAtcataattatatattaaatacatattaatattagtatttatttttatattatttttttacaattccaTTTATATTATAATCGTCGTGGTCTAATcaagtgtttttcaaccttttttgagccaatgTACAGTTTTAATTGAAAAGCAGCAAGCAGCTATGCGTAATCGGACAGCTCATTTGTCAGAAACACTTTAAGTTCGTCCCGCAGCTCATACACACGGGCCAGGACTTTGCCGCGCAATAACCATCGCACCTCCATATGAAAGAGCAAGGCTTTATGCTCCGCTCCCTTTCCTCACACAAAGATGCAAATATGCGACTTTTTAAAGGTCGTGTCTTCACAAAGTTTACCATGCACACAACATCATCCATCACAGGAACTAAGTCTGCTGGTAATGTCTTGGCTACGAGGGGTTCAAATGCAGATTGGTGAGTAAAAAAAgtctcaaaaataaataaaaatcttacggttcaaaaacatttgactggtagtgtatattttgtcCCAGTAGAACTGACAGTCTTAATGTGAAATCAAAATTACTGAATTATCTCAAATGAAATGCAGTGGTCAGTATCGAGGGTATTTTTCTATTACAGCAGACACATCAAATAATGACGGAGGTGAAAAGACGGAGAAGAAAACTCAAGCCACTGGAGGAGGCCATACAGTTTGCAATTGTGAAGAAGGACAAACATGGGCTTGAGGGCAGATTCATCAGTGATTTTAAAGGTG is part of the Garra rufa chromosome 1, GarRuf1.0, whole genome shotgun sequence genome and harbors:
- the LOC141330442 gene encoding uncharacterized protein, whose protein sequence is MLFVKEESKDTCELEPRKIKQEEPEPCRIKQEEPEPWRIKQEEQEPWRIKHEEPEPCRIKHEEPEPCRIKQEEQGKLIEENEENKESSEVEEKNHVKPGEKPLSCARTERKHLKKRRAKKSFTCTQCGNSFTLKCVLGVHMRIHAGEKPYTCDQCGRSFTQSAHLKKHMNIHAFTSANCLKLHESIHTREKHKCSHCNKRFNNSGYLKTHERIHTGEKPYKCSHCDKRFTMSGDLKTHERIHTGEKPYKCSHCENRFSQLSHLKSHERIHTGEKPYKCSHCDKRFIKSAYLKTHERIHTGEKPYQCSHCNKRFSQSSHLKSHERIHTGEKPHYCTACGKRFSRSSSLHKHTKREHS